In Flavivirga abyssicola, the following are encoded in one genomic region:
- a CDS encoding vitamin K epoxide reductase family protein, with amino-acid sequence MDNCIQVTKSLLNAYGIANTSKYLKDTIISHADYPSLLSISDTLEKYNIETLAVKIDAGKLTEIPLPCIIQLKVDRTPLFFVLHKVLEDKVLYYDDKSKLVTLSKEYFLKKWTGVCLLAEASKESKEINIEEKLKSKRTLNILKGSISVLLLSWIGITFLNSEITTNISSTVSVIVFTVLKLIGLIVGVLLLWFDVDKHNPTLQSFCSGGSGKVNCNAVLNSKYAKIFSGTLSLSIIGFSYFFATFIFLVVSGFSLSALSVLSLSSFLTLPIVLVSVYYQAFIIKQWCKFCIIIQAVLVVEITIMFSGNYYQSTLAIEKLPLLFALVLLPILIWKLLKPLLEQEKETNVYKRGLKKIKHNPDVLEGLLVKSRKMTTNPKGLGISIINESAKYHVVKVCNPYCGPCAKVHPALEDLVNTGKINLQILFTAKADGKDANAKPVSHFLAIEAQGDIKKTQQALDDWYHAEQKDYEVFANKYPMNGELEKQYYKIKAMSTWCDVENITYTPTIFINGYELPEEYTVDDLKDVFD; translated from the coding sequence ATGGATAATTGTATACAAGTTACCAAGAGTCTTCTAAATGCATATGGCATTGCTAATACTTCAAAGTATTTAAAAGACACAATTATATCACATGCTGACTATCCTAGTTTATTATCAATCTCAGATACTTTAGAGAAATATAATATAGAAACTCTAGCAGTAAAAATAGATGCCGGAAAACTTACAGAAATACCATTGCCTTGCATTATACAGTTAAAGGTTGATAGAACACCTTTGTTTTTTGTACTACATAAAGTGCTTGAAGATAAGGTGTTGTATTATGATGACAAAAGTAAACTAGTAACATTATCTAAAGAATATTTTTTAAAGAAATGGACAGGAGTTTGTCTTTTGGCAGAAGCATCAAAGGAATCTAAAGAAATTAATATAGAAGAGAAACTGAAGTCTAAACGTACGCTTAATATATTAAAAGGTAGTATTTCTGTCTTGTTGTTAAGTTGGATTGGAATTACATTTTTAAATTCCGAAATAACAACTAATATCTCATCTACTGTTTCTGTTATTGTTTTTACTGTTTTAAAACTTATTGGTCTTATAGTTGGGGTCTTGTTGCTTTGGTTTGATGTGGATAAACACAACCCAACATTACAAAGTTTTTGTTCAGGTGGTAGTGGAAAAGTAAATTGTAATGCCGTATTAAATTCTAAATATGCAAAGATATTTAGTGGTACTTTGAGTTTAAGCATTATAGGGTTTTCTTATTTTTTTGCAACATTTATATTTTTAGTTGTTAGTGGTTTCTCATTATCGGCATTATCAGTTTTAAGCCTATCAAGTTTTTTAACATTACCAATTGTTTTAGTTTCTGTTTATTATCAAGCATTTATTATCAAGCAGTGGTGTAAATTCTGTATTATTATACAAGCAGTATTGGTAGTAGAAATTACAATTATGTTTTCTGGCAATTACTATCAAAGCACACTAGCAATTGAAAAACTTCCTTTGCTATTTGCTTTGGTTCTACTTCCTATTTTAATATGGAAATTACTAAAACCATTATTAGAGCAAGAAAAAGAAACAAATGTTTACAAAAGAGGGCTTAAAAAAATAAAGCACAATCCTGATGTATTAGAAGGCTTATTGGTTAAATCTAGAAAAATGACTACTAATCCGAAAGGTTTAGGTATATCTATAATTAATGAAAGCGCTAAATACCATGTTGTAAAAGTATGTAACCCCTATTGTGGACCTTGTGCTAAGGTCCATCCAGCACTCGAAGATTTGGTAAATACTGGCAAAATAAATTTGCAAATACTATTTACAGCTAAAGCAGATGGTAAGGATGCAAATGCAAAACCAGTTAGTCATTTTTTAGCTATTGAAGCTCAGGGTGATATAAAGAAAACACAACAAGCTTTAGATGATTGGTATCATGCTGAGCAAAAGGATTATGAGGTATTTGCAAACAAATATCCTATGAACGGAGAACTAGAAAAACAGTACTACAAAATAAAAGCTATGAGTACTTGGTGCGATGTTGAAAATATAACATATACACCAACCATATTTATCAATGGGTATGAACTCCCTGAAGAGTATACTGTAGATGATTTAAAGGACGTATTTGATTAA